A genomic region of Methanobacterium sp. SMA-27 contains the following coding sequences:
- the tuf gene encoding translation elongation factor EF-1 subunit alpha: MAKQKEHMNLAFIGHVDHGKSTLVGHILLQSGAIAEQQLSEGENKFRFVMDKLQEERERGVTIDLAHAKFDTPKYEFTIVDCPGHRDFVKNMITGASQADAAVLVVAIDDGVMPQTKEHAFLARTLGINQLIIAINKMDLVKYDEEKFNELKEEVSALIKTVAYKPKDINFIPISAFQGDNITTSSENTPWYKGPSLVESLAELKAPEKPTQLPLRVPVQDVYSITGVGTVPVGRVETGIMKKGDNIIFEPPGSTGEVKTIEMHHEMLDQAEPGDNVGFNVRGVGKNDIRRGDVAGHTSNAPTVAKEFTAQIVVLQHPGVITVGYTPVFHCHTAQVACTFMELQKKLDPATGQTKEENPDFLKTGDAAFVVVRPTKPMVIEKIKEIPHMGRFAIRDMGQTVAAGMCIDIVPAK, from the coding sequence ATGGCTAAACAAAAAGAACATATGAACTTAGCGTTTATTGGACACGTAGACCATGGTAAATCAACACTTGTCGGACACATTCTCTTACAATCAGGAGCTATAGCTGAACAGCAGCTCTCAGAAGGTGAAAACAAGTTTAGATTTGTTATGGACAAGCTCCAAGAAGAAAGAGAAAGAGGGGTTACAATCGACCTTGCACACGCAAAATTCGATACTCCTAAATATGAATTCACAATTGTGGACTGTCCCGGTCACAGGGATTTCGTTAAAAACATGATTACCGGTGCATCACAAGCAGACGCAGCCGTATTAGTAGTTGCAATTGACGATGGTGTAATGCCACAGACCAAGGAACATGCTTTCCTTGCAAGAACTCTAGGTATCAACCAATTAATCATTGCAATAAACAAAATGGATCTTGTAAAATACGATGAAGAAAAATTCAACGAACTCAAAGAAGAAGTATCTGCTTTAATCAAAACAGTAGCATACAAACCAAAAGATATCAACTTCATACCTATCTCTGCATTCCAGGGAGACAACATCACAACATCCTCTGAAAACACACCATGGTACAAGGGACCATCACTTGTTGAATCACTTGCTGAACTCAAAGCTCCAGAAAAACCAACACAGCTACCATTAAGGGTACCTGTTCAGGATGTTTATTCAATTACTGGTGTCGGAACTGTCCCGGTGGGAAGAGTAGAAACTGGAATAATGAAAAAAGGTGACAACATCATATTTGAACCTCCGGGCTCAACTGGAGAAGTAAAAACTATCGAAATGCACCACGAAATGCTTGATCAAGCAGAACCAGGTGACAACGTAGGTTTCAACGTCAGAGGTGTTGGTAAAAACGACATCAGAAGAGGAGACGTAGCTGGACATACTTCAAATGCACCAACAGTTGCAAAAGAGTTCACAGCACAGATCGTTGTACTACAGCACCCAGGTGTTATCACCGTTGGATACACACCTGTATTCCACTGTCACACAGCACAGGTTGCATGTACCTTTATGGAACTCCAGAAAAAACTGGACCCAGCAACAGGTCAGACAAAAGAAGAAAACCCAGATTTCCTTAAAACTGGTGACGCAGCATTTGTTGTTGTCAGACCAACAAAACCTATGGTAATCGAAAAGATCAAGGAAATTCCACACATGGGAAGATTCGCTATAAGGGACATGGGTCAAACAGTGGCAGCTGGAATGTGTATTGATATCGTACCAGCGAAGTAA
- the rpsJ gene encoding 30S ribosomal protein S10, with amino-acid sequence MHKARIKLTGTDPEKLAYVCDQLKRIAERTGVDLSGPIPLPTKKLVVPTRKSPDGEGKATWEKWELRIHKRLVGIEADERAMRQVMKVNVPDNVSIEIELKS; translated from the coding sequence ATGCACAAAGCCAGAATAAAACTCACAGGTACAGATCCTGAGAAACTTGCATATGTATGTGATCAGCTCAAAAGAATAGCAGAGAGAACAGGCGTGGACCTATCCGGACCAATACCATTGCCAACCAAAAAACTTGTGGTGCCAACCCGTAAATCTCCAGATGGAGAGGGAAAAGCAACATGGGAAAAATGGGAGCTCCGAATCCACAAGAGACTTGTTGGGATTGAAGCAGATGAACGTGCAATGCGTCAAGTCATGAAGGTCAATGTACCAGACAACGTGAGCATAGAAATCGAATTAAAAAGCTAA
- a CDS encoding Ku protein — translation MRSIWSGYLSFGSILIPVRQYAASGTLHVSFHQVHKTDCGRVRYKKVCEKDGEELNPEDIIKAYIVGGECLKFTDEELDSLKPFSTKIMEILGFCNIEEIPMEALNKPYYLGTDSPKKGGAGKSFLLLKESMNKSNKVAVVKWVSRTNEYLGMLQPYEKGLLLKQLLYHEQVKPIEEVEVLDAEVEDELVDKGVKAIEKMTFKFDWSKYTETYTQEVKELVEKKFIGEEVVVGEFKVPETRSIEAELEKMLEE, via the coding sequence ATGAGGTCAATATGGTCGGGATATTTATCATTTGGTTCAATTCTCATACCTGTCCGTCAATATGCTGCAAGCGGAACTCTTCATGTCAGTTTTCACCAAGTTCATAAGACTGATTGTGGAAGAGTTCGTTATAAGAAGGTGTGTGAAAAGGATGGTGAGGAACTCAATCCTGAAGATATAATAAAAGCATATATTGTTGGGGGTGAATGTCTTAAATTCACTGACGAAGAATTAGATTCTCTCAAACCATTTTCAACAAAAATTATGGAAATATTAGGTTTCTGCAACATTGAAGAAATCCCTATGGAAGCACTGAACAAACCATATTATCTAGGTACAGATTCTCCAAAGAAGGGAGGGGCAGGTAAAAGTTTTCTTCTATTAAAAGAATCAATGAATAAGAGCAATAAAGTAGCGGTAGTTAAGTGGGTGTCAAGAACCAACGAGTATCTTGGAATGTTACAACCATATGAAAAAGGTCTACTCCTAAAACAGCTTTTATATCATGAACAAGTAAAGCCAATAGAAGAAGTTGAAGTATTAGATGCCGAAGTTGAAGATGAATTGGTTGATAAGGGAGTTAAGGCTATTGAAAAGATGACATTCAAGTTTGATTGGTCAAAATACACAGAAACCTACACTCAAGAGGTTAAGGAACTTGTTGAAAAGAAATTCATAGGTGAAGAAGTGGTAGTGGGTGAATTCAAAGTACCCGAAACCCGTTCAATTGAAGCTGAATTAGAAAAGATGCTGGAAGAATAG
- a CDS encoding ATP-dependent DNA ligase, whose product MPNMIEPMLATLTNPKNLKLTGTWIIEPKYDGERIIAVRYGDKIDLWTRRNIQATYKFPEIVKALTKEVDGDKWILDGEMTVKGGFRQLLNRNVEDRFKISLLSRKIPATFNIFDILQYEKDDLINRPLMERKSILMKVVHPENYIEIVPFKEVDKPDNQFQDYLKQGYEGAVIKNLYSKYEPGRRSDNWLKIKKGDTVDVRIIGATKSTSSIPFGALLMEKNGKYFGRVGTGFSDQDRKDILQLLKENQAPLQITVPPDVEPEILITSKPLLAEIKMQEMIKRSSRAPVWVRFRWE is encoded by the coding sequence ATGCCTAACATGATTGAACCCATGCTGGCAACCCTAACAAATCCAAAGAATTTGAAATTAACTGGTACTTGGATTATCGAACCAAAATATGATGGTGAGAGGATCATAGCTGTCCGTTATGGTGATAAAATAGATTTATGGACCCGTAGAAATATTCAGGCAACCTATAAATTTCCTGAAATAGTAAAAGCATTGACAAAAGAAGTTGATGGAGATAAATGGATACTTGATGGTGAAATGACTGTTAAAGGAGGTTTTAGACAGTTATTAAACAGAAATGTTGAAGATAGATTTAAAATTAGTTTACTATCACGAAAGATCCCAGCAACATTCAATATTTTTGATATATTACAATATGAAAAAGATGATCTAATAAACAGGCCTCTTATGGAGCGTAAAAGCATATTAATGAAAGTGGTACATCCAGAAAACTACATAGAAATTGTTCCATTTAAGGAAGTAGATAAACCAGATAATCAGTTTCAAGATTATTTAAAACAGGGTTATGAAGGAGCAGTTATCAAGAATCTATATTCTAAATATGAACCTGGAAGAAGATCAGATAATTGGTTGAAGATTAAAAAAGGAGACACAGTAGATGTACGTATAATAGGAGCCACTAAAAGCACGAGTAGTATACCATTTGGTGCTCTTTTAATGGAAAAGAATGGAAAATATTTTGGTAGAGTTGGTACAGGCTTTAGTGACCAAGATAGAAAGGATATATTACAACTCCTTAAGGAAAATCAAGCACCTCTCCAAATAACAGTACCTCCCGATGTGGAACCAGAAATATTAATCACATCTAAACCTCTTTTAGCAGAGATCAAGATGCAAGAGATGATCAAAAGATCTTCCCGAGCTCCCGTATGGGTCAGATTTAGATGGGAATAA
- a CDS encoding metallophosphoesterase, with amino-acid sequence MLKKLILIIVILGIFFGAYSFVEPYLIQTKEITIESSQIPPEFDGKRIVFLTDIHYGPFFSKDRVDSIVNQTNELKPDMILLGGDYVTSDSSAVGPVFSSLSKLKAPLGVYGVLGNNDPKNVSIHAMQNAGITYIGNNGAWIGTNSSRIRVGGVADMDTDVPNQLPILQDVTPEDFVILVTHKPDYFPKVSKSRVDLVLAGHTHGGQITLFGLYAPFIKSQYEQEHLSGVTKLGDDTMIISNGIGMVWAPVRFFAPPQIVVVTLKRIT; translated from the coding sequence ATGTTAAAAAAATTAATTTTAATTATTGTAATTCTAGGGATATTTTTTGGTGCCTACTCCTTTGTTGAACCTTATCTAATTCAAACCAAAGAAATCACAATTGAATCAAGTCAGATTCCACCAGAATTTGATGGAAAGCGTATAGTTTTTTTAACAGATATTCATTATGGTCCATTTTTTAGTAAAGATAGAGTAGACAGCATTGTAAACCAGACCAATGAGTTAAAGCCAGATATGATCCTCCTCGGTGGTGATTATGTTACTTCTGACTCTTCGGCAGTTGGACCTGTTTTTTCATCCTTATCAAAATTAAAGGCACCTCTAGGGGTTTATGGTGTGTTAGGAAATAATGACCCTAAAAATGTATCAATTCATGCCATGCAAAATGCAGGCATCACATATATTGGGAATAATGGTGCATGGATAGGCACCAATTCTTCTAGGATCAGAGTGGGAGGAGTAGCAGATATGGACACAGATGTTCCAAACCAACTTCCTATACTACAAGATGTAACTCCCGAAGACTTTGTTATATTGGTTACTCATAAACCGGACTATTTTCCAAAAGTTTCAAAATCAAGGGTAGATCTGGTACTTGCAGGACATACTCATGGAGGGCAAATTACTTTATTTGGACTTTATGCTCCATTTATAAAATCTCAATATGAACAAGAGCATCTTAGTGGCGTAACAAAATTGGGCGATGATACAATGATTATAAGCAATGGTATTGGTATGGTGTGGGCGCCGGTGAGATTTTTTGCACCTCCACAGATAGTTGTTGTTACTTTAAAAAGAATAACTTGA
- a CDS encoding TIGR00288 family NYN domain-containing protein, giving the protein MHRFDKLTSFKDYIPLIRENSHGKNIGLLVDGPNMLRKEFDCNLDTVRDLISEHGNIKVGKVFLNQYASDKLIEAVVNQGFSPMIVAGETDVQLAVEAFELIHNPNIDVIAIMTRDVDFFPLINVAKEHGKKTIVIGAEPGFSVALKNCADSTITLKTHQPPSAA; this is encoded by the coding sequence ATGCATCGTTTTGATAAATTAACTTCATTTAAAGATTACATTCCACTTATAAGAGAAAATTCACACGGAAAAAATATAGGACTTCTTGTAGACGGTCCTAATATGCTTCGAAAAGAATTTGACTGCAATTTAGATACAGTAAGAGATTTAATTTCTGAACATGGTAATATCAAAGTTGGTAAAGTTTTTCTTAATCAATACGCTTCAGACAAGCTTATAGAGGCTGTTGTAAATCAGGGATTTTCACCAATGATCGTAGCAGGGGAAACAGATGTTCAACTTGCCGTTGAGGCGTTTGAACTTATACACAATCCTAATATTGATGTGATTGCCATTATGACTCGTGATGTGGATTTCTTCCCATTAATAAATGTTGCCAAGGAACACGGGAAAAAAACTATTGTAATTGGAGCAGAACCAGGATTCAGTGTAGCTTTAAAGAATTGTGCAGATAGTACAATTACTCTAAAAACACACCAACCACCAAGCGCAGCTTAA
- a CDS encoding GyrI-like domain-containing protein encodes MEIVEKRIEETRVAYAQFKGSYNKIPEHMQEVGQWVIDDGLEMTGMVYGSYFNSPDEVSEDELEYEIGFSFKEDLKIQEGKLGYKEIPEHSVLAAVHKGPYTNVGPVIRAIAKYAAENGYDVVGPVTEVYLNDPSQVLPQELLTEVRFPVIKMG; translated from the coding sequence ATGGAGATAGTAGAAAAAAGAATAGAAGAAACAAGAGTAGCTTATGCACAATTTAAAGGGAGTTATAATAAAATTCCGGAGCATATGCAAGAAGTTGGTCAGTGGGTTATTGATGATGGTTTAGAAATGACTGGCATGGTATACGGTTCTTATTTCAACAGTCCTGATGAAGTTTCAGAGGATGAACTTGAATATGAAATAGGATTTTCATTTAAGGAAGATTTAAAGATTCAAGAAGGTAAATTGGGGTATAAAGAGATACCAGAACATTCAGTACTGGCAGCAGTACACAAAGGACCTTATACTAATGTAGGTCCTGTAATCCGTGCAATAGCGAAATATGCAGCAGAAAATGGGTATGATGTAGTTGGTCCAGTTACAGAGGTCTACCTCAATGATCCTAGTCAAGTTTTGCCTCAAGAGTTACTAACTGAAGTAAGATTTCCAGTGATTAAAATGGGTTAA
- a CDS encoding GyrI-like domain-containing protein — MEIKLKKTEEKPVAYIFYTGPVEDMGDLIGEIVDWMMAQNVEMTGPPYSAYYTSPAEVAPQDMQYEMGVPFAGQASEAGKVKIKTMPVQKVISAIHKGPYSEVGQVYEVLMNKVIEDGYQMIGAPIEIYFNSPMEVPESDLLTEIQFPVVKI, encoded by the coding sequence ATGGAAATCAAACTGAAAAAAACTGAAGAAAAGCCAGTAGCATATATATTTTATACAGGGCCCGTGGAGGATATGGGTGATTTAATTGGGGAGATAGTTGATTGGATGATGGCACAAAATGTTGAAATGACTGGTCCACCATATTCTGCTTATTACACAAGTCCGGCGGAAGTCGCACCTCAAGATATGCAATATGAAATGGGAGTTCCTTTTGCGGGACAAGCATCAGAAGCAGGAAAGGTAAAAATAAAAACCATGCCTGTTCAAAAAGTCATTTCTGCTATTCACAAAGGACCTTACAGTGAAGTTGGTCAGGTGTATGAAGTTTTAATGAACAAAGTTATTGAAGATGGATATCAAATGATTGGTGCACCCATTGAGATATACTTCAACAGCCCTATGGAAGTACCCGAATCTGATCTGTTAACAGAAATACAATTTCCTGTTGTTAAAATTTGA
- a CDS encoding radical SAM protein has product MPPALIPVLKDYKSSKYTGKRILLSSVTDPYIPLERKYEVTRKILQKLIPHQPHLNILTKSDLVIRDLDLIKQFENKEIGFSFSTLEEDIQRKVEPGASSIKNRLKALKTIHEEHITSYVFISPIIPFITNWKEIISQTRSYADYFMFENLNIVGNIWGSVNRWLKTEFPDMIQDYKDIYFEDIYSGKELKKK; this is encoded by the coding sequence ATGCCCCCCGCTCTCATACCAGTATTGAAGGATTATAAATCTTCAAAGTATACGGGTAAACGAATCCTTCTTTCTTCAGTAACTGATCCATACATTCCTCTTGAAAGGAAATATGAAGTAACACGGAAAATATTGCAAAAGCTCATTCCTCATCAGCCTCATTTAAACATTCTTACCAAATCTGATCTGGTTATAAGAGATCTTGACCTTATAAAACAGTTTGAAAATAAAGAGATAGGATTTTCATTCTCAACCCTAGAGGAAGATATTCAGAGAAAAGTCGAACCTGGAGCATCATCTATTAAAAATAGATTAAAGGCCCTTAAAACTATTCATGAAGAGCATATAACAAGCTATGTATTTATAAGCCCTATTATTCCATTTATTACTAATTGGAAGGAGATAATTAGTCAAACTAGAAGTTATGCCGATTATTTCATGTTTGAAAATTTGAATATTGTTGGTAATATATGGGGTTCTGTTAATAGGTGGCTTAAAACAGAATTCCCCGATATGATTCAAGATTATAAGGATATCTATTTTGAAGATATATATTCTGGGAAAGAATTGAAGAAGAAATAA